In a genomic window of Enterobacter asburiae:
- a CDS encoding multidrug effflux MFS transporter, whose product MNKTLSMPLVVLIACLSVGGLISTDIFLPALSEMQLFYKVTEAQIQDAIALFLFGVAFSQLVYGPLSDSLGRKKTLIAGLLIWLVSTVGVIYSTHINELLILRLLQGIGSCAGITVSRAIINDMLDKKSSAQLYLVIFPFVGMSPAIAPMIGGVLTQHFGWKSCFIFLTLFIVMTLGLCLTALRETLPPEKRQKLSAVAAMVNTLVVLRNRQFLFYAAIPCFAYAAYFSYIVESPFLLGKLGLSPLYIGYTYILLSVSYVAGNLIAKKRSRQAGIEETIRLGYRIFVLGGIIFALQMYLSPVPLFTSILSIGILTFGNGFLLPLGTASAIAAHPQASGTASGVMGALQLGSAALATFLIGKLSAHAPVMTALIIACVCVVGFLVYVFGQYGFMEFFSSKESNIND is encoded by the coding sequence ATGAATAAAACGCTATCTATGCCCCTGGTGGTATTAATTGCATGCCTGTCCGTGGGCGGATTAATATCTACCGATATCTTTTTGCCTGCACTGAGCGAAATGCAATTATTTTATAAGGTCACGGAGGCGCAAATACAGGATGCAATCGCCCTGTTTTTATTTGGCGTTGCGTTTTCACAGCTGGTGTACGGGCCGTTAAGCGACAGTCTGGGGAGAAAGAAAACGCTTATTGCGGGGCTGTTAATCTGGTTGGTTTCGACGGTAGGCGTTATTTACTCTACTCATATTAATGAGCTGCTTATTTTACGCTTATTACAGGGCATCGGCTCCTGCGCCGGTATCACCGTCAGCCGGGCGATTATTAATGACATGCTGGATAAGAAGTCTTCGGCTCAGCTTTATCTTGTCATATTTCCCTTTGTGGGTATGTCGCCGGCCATTGCACCCATGATCGGCGGCGTGTTAACCCAACACTTCGGCTGGAAATCCTGTTTTATCTTTTTGACCTTGTTTATCGTCATGACGCTGGGACTGTGCCTCACCGCACTGCGCGAAACCTTACCGCCTGAGAAAAGGCAAAAGCTGAGCGCGGTGGCGGCCATGGTCAATACGCTTGTGGTGTTAAGAAACCGGCAGTTTTTGTTTTATGCCGCGATTCCCTGTTTTGCTTATGCAGCCTATTTTTCCTATATCGTAGAGTCCCCCTTTTTGCTGGGCAAACTCGGGCTTTCGCCGCTTTATATCGGTTACACCTATATTCTGCTATCCGTAAGCTACGTGGCGGGGAATCTGATCGCTAAGAAGAGATCTCGTCAGGCGGGTATTGAAGAGACCATTCGCCTTGGGTATCGCATATTTGTCCTCGGCGGCATTATTTTTGCACTTCAGATGTACTTAAGCCCTGTACCTTTGTTTACCAGCATTCTCTCCATCGGCATTCTGACCTTTGGCAATGGCTTCCTGCTGCCGTTGGGCACGGCGTCTGCCATCGCGGCGCACCCGCAGGCGTCGGGTACCGCTTCGGGTGTAATGGGGGCCTTACAGCTCGGAAGCGCAGCGCTCGCAACCTTCCTGATTGGAAAACTTTCAGCCCATGCTCCCGTCATGACCGCGCTGATTATTGCCTGCGTCTGCGTTGTTGGTTTCCTTGTATATGTTTTTGGTCAATATGGGTTTATGGAATTTTTCTCCAGTAAAGAGAGTAATATCAATGATTAA
- a CDS encoding 3-hydroxy-3-methylglutaryl-CoA lyase — protein MINNIDVTLRDGGYQNNFSFPIDYAIKHVRALVGSGVEWIEIGYRNGSFKPIADIGLTGMSPDNYIQAIHDAVPEAKLVVIAHPHNITRQDIIRLRECGVALLRLCIKTDNPQPALELCEVAKENGLRVSMNFTRASQINAKTLVDVALQCENAGADIICIADSNGSLRPEQTARLVNLLKCATPLEVGFHAHDNLGLAMANSIEAVKAGATFIDSSLTGMGKGAGNLAMEIWLSLCNFNEGKERYHTEWIFNQVHQLVSKEFYNASYRSVVDMILGVKNLSVENRKMVEESLTTESQRVFSAIENVITGTAA, from the coding sequence ATGATTAATAATATAGATGTCACATTAAGGGATGGCGGGTATCAAAACAATTTCAGCTTTCCTATAGACTACGCAATTAAGCATGTGCGCGCACTGGTGGGCAGTGGCGTTGAATGGATTGAAATAGGTTACCGAAACGGTTCATTTAAACCCATCGCGGATATTGGTTTAACCGGAATGTCGCCTGATAATTATATTCAGGCAATTCATGATGCCGTGCCCGAAGCGAAATTAGTTGTCATTGCCCACCCCCATAATATTACCCGGCAGGATATTATTCGCCTGCGGGAATGTGGCGTTGCGCTGCTTCGGCTCTGTATTAAAACCGACAATCCCCAACCCGCGCTGGAACTGTGTGAGGTGGCGAAAGAAAATGGCCTGCGCGTGAGCATGAACTTTACGCGCGCCAGCCAAATTAACGCGAAGACGCTTGTTGACGTGGCATTGCAGTGTGAGAACGCCGGGGCCGATATTATTTGCATTGCGGATTCTAACGGCAGCCTGCGGCCTGAACAGACCGCCCGCCTGGTTAACCTGCTTAAATGCGCAACGCCGCTTGAGGTGGGATTCCATGCCCACGATAACCTGGGGCTGGCAATGGCAAACTCCATTGAGGCCGTAAAGGCCGGCGCGACCTTTATTGATAGCTCCCTGACCGGCATGGGAAAAGGGGCGGGAAATCTGGCGATGGAAATCTGGCTGTCGCTGTGTAATTTCAACGAAGGCAAAGAACGTTATCACACGGAGTGGATATTTAATCAGGTGCATCAGCTGGTTTCGAAGGAATTTTACAACGCCTCTTACCGCAGCGTAGTGGATATGATCCTTGGGGTGAAAAATCTCAGCGTGGAGAACCGGAAAATGGTTGAAGAGTCATTGACGACAGAGAGTCAGCGTGTCTTCAGCGCTATTGAAAACGTGATCACAGGGACCGCAGCATGA